In Hyphomicrobiales bacterium, the sequence CAGCTTCTGCTTCGCCGCCGACGACTGCGCCTGCCGGGTTCGGGAGGAGAATGGCGCGAGCCTGCTTCGGAACCTCAAGCAACGAGGCAGGCAGAGGCGGAGACGATCGGATCAGAGCAGCCTCGACCGTCCTGCCCTCCGGCAACCGGCCCGAACCCGTCGACGCGCCGCGCCGCAAGGCCGTCCGAGCTTGGTTTACTGGTAAAATTTTAACAAGAGGCTACCCTGCCAGCCGCGCCCCGCTCCACCGACCTGTATCAGGGTAACGTAAGGAAACGGCCGAGCAAGTGGGGCTGTTGTCGGCATGGATTGCGACCTGCTCCAGGGCTGGTGTTCCCGCGACGCCTGCGAGGCCGAACGGCTACCGGGCGCGCTCGAGAACATTCCGCCCGTCGGCGATCCTCCGACGGAGCGACATCGCACGACATCCGCAAGCAGTTTCGCAAGTCACCTTACGAATTAACGCCACCACTTCACTTCGTCGAAGCCTGCCCCGGCGCAGGCCCAAGGGGGATTCGATGTCGAACTCGGACGATCTCACACAACGCCTCGCCTTCATGAAACTCGGAGCGGACGAGCGCCAGCGCATCCGCAGCGTCGAGAAGGTCATCGTCGATGCGCTTCCCGGCGCGCTCGATGCCTTTTATGCCCAGGTGAAAGCCTATCCCGAGACGCGCGCCTTCTTCGGCAACCAGGCGCAGATCGACGGGGCCAAGAACCGGCAGGTCTCGCATTGGGACCGGATCGCCAAGGGCCAGTTCGACCAGGACTATGTCGCCGCCGTCACGCGCGTCGGCGAGGTCCATGCGCGGATCGGGCTGGAGCCGCGCTGGTATATCGGCGGCTATGCGCTGCTGCTCTCGCAACTGATCGGCAAGGTGCTGGAAGCGCGCTGGCCGAAGAGCACCTTCGGCTCCAGGCTGCCAGGCGCGGAGGACCGATCGGCGGAAATCGGCGCGATCGTCAAGGCCGCGCTCCTCGACATGGACTATGCCATCTCCGTCTATCTCGAAGCGTCCGAGGCCGCGCGGCTGAAGGCCGAGGCCGAGGCGAAAGCCATCGAGCAGGCCAAGGCGGCCGAGCGCGAGAAGGCCGTGGCCCTCGTCAGCGAAGGCATGGCGGCACTGGCGAGCGGCGATCTGAGCTTCCGCATGACCCAGGATATCCCGGCGGAATACGCCCAGATCCGCGATCACTTCAACGACGCCATGGGGCGGCTCGGCGAGATGGTGACCACGATCAAGGCAAGCTCCGCGGCCATCGCGGGCTCATCCCATGAGATCAACGACGGCGCTGCCAACCTTTCCGCGCGAACCGAAGAGCAGGCCTCCGCGCTCGAGGAGACCGCCGCGACGACCGAGCAGCTCGCAGCCTCGGTCAAGACCTCCGCCCAATCGTCGCGGGAATCTGCGGCGCTCGCGGACGAGGCGACGGGCATCGCACGCACCGGCGGCGAGATCGTCCGCGACGTCGTCGAGGCCATGACGCGGATCGAGGATGCCTCGAAGAAGATTTCGGAGATCACCAGCGTCATCGACGGCATCGCCTTCCAGACCAATCTCCTGGCCCTCAATGCTGCCGTCGAGGCGGCCCGCGCTGGCGATGCCGGCCGCGGCTTCGCCGTGGTTGCGGCCGAAGTCCGCGCGCTCGCGCAGCGTTCGGCTGCCGCAGCCAAGGATATCACCGGCCTGATCGGCTCCTCCGATGCCGAGGTGACGGAGGGCGTCCGGCTGGTCCGGCTGGCCGGCGAGACCCTGGAGAAGATCGTCGATGCGTCCGTCCGCGTCTCCGGCACCGTCAAGGAGATCGCGTCGGCAACCGGCGAGCAGGCCAACGGCATCGAGGAGATGAGCCAGACCGTCAGCCACATGGACGAGATCACGCAGCGCAACGCCGCCCTGGCCGAGCAAAGCGCGGCGTCGGCGCGCACGCTGATGACGCAGATCGAACGCTTGAGCCAGCTGGTCTCGGCTTTCCGGACCGGGAGCGAGAATCACGCCGCCAAGCCGGCGAACATCGTGACCCTGCATCGCCAAGCGAGCTGATCGGGCGCCCAGGCGGGCTCATGAAACAAGGGCTCGAAGGGCTTCGCGGGAGGCCCTCCGAGCCCTTTCGCCATCATGCGATCCGTTGCTGACTTTATCCGTCAGGGGCTTTCACGGTTGCACCATCCTTCGGGAAGGCTTCCTGCTAGAGCAGTTCCACAATTCTCCGAATCGCGGAACTGCTCCGAGCTCCTGTTCTGCCGCATTTTCTTCACGCGAACCGGAGGCCACTTCGCTCGAAAATGCTCTAAGCAGCAATGCGAGGAGAGCCCCATGTCCCAGGAAGCCCTGTTCGAACGCCTCTGGAACGGCACCTCACCGATGGAGGAATGGACCGAGGCGGTCTCACACGGCGCCATCACGCCCGTCGCGGACAACATCATCACGGTCCACACCACCTATTTCTGCGGCAGCGTCACGGCGATCCGCACCACTGACGGGCTCGTGCTGATCGACACGGCCAAGCCGGATACCGCGCAGCGGACGTTCGAGGTGATCCGCTCCTGGGACGACAGCCCCGTCCACACGGTGATCTACACGCACGGCCATATCGACCACACCAGCGGCATCGCCGTCATCGACGGGGAAGCCGAAGCCCGGGGCCGGCCCCTGCCCCGCATCGTCGGGCACCGCAACGTCGCGCGGCGGCTGCAGCGCTATGAGGACACGCGAGGCTTCAACAGCATCGCGCAGGGGCAACAATTCAATCTGCCGGGCTATGTCTATCCGACCGGCCAGCGCCGGCCGGACACGAT encodes:
- a CDS encoding Globin-coupled sensor protein, which produces MSNSDDLTQRLAFMKLGADERQRIRSVEKVIVDALPGALDAFYAQVKAYPETRAFFGNQAQIDGAKNRQVSHWDRIAKGQFDQDYVAAVTRVGEVHARIGLEPRWYIGGYALLLSQLIGKVLEARWPKSTFGSRLPGAEDRSAEIGAIVKAALLDMDYAISVYLEASEAARLKAEAEAKAIEQAKAAEREKAVALVSEGMAALASGDLSFRMTQDIPAEYAQIRDHFNDAMGRLGEMVTTIKASSAAIAGSSHEINDGAANLSARTEEQASALEETAATTEQLAASVKTSAQSSRESAALADEATGIARTGGEIVRDVVEAMTRIEDASKKISEITSVIDGIAFQTNLLALNAAVEAARAGDAGRGFAVVAAEVRALAQRSAAAAKDITGLIGSSDAEVTEGVRLVRLAGETLEKIVDASVRVSGTVKEIASATGEQANGIEEMSQTVSHMDEITQRNAALAEQSAASARTLMTQIERLSQLVSAFRTGSENHAAKPANIVTLHRQAS
- a CDS encoding hypothetical protein (Evidence 5 : Unknown function), which gives rise to MRCRSVGGSPTGGMFSSAPGSRSASQASREHQPWSRSQSMPTTAPLARPFPYVTLIQVGGAGRGWQGSLLLKFYQ